The Triticum aestivum cultivar Chinese Spring chromosome 3A, IWGSC CS RefSeq v2.1, whole genome shotgun sequence genome includes a region encoding these proteins:
- the LOC123059303 gene encoding nascent polypeptide-associated complex subunit alpha-like protein 1 — MCLCFLALGGDASARSRSEKKCRKAMERLGMKAITGVSRVTIKQSKTATFVLLKPDVFKSSQSETYVMFGVVKMEDMDAQLLTEAAEQSKASVPSSIISKGEQSVAEAQDDEVVDETGIDKKDVELVMAQAPVSRSRAVKALKAADGDIVSAIMELTN; from the exons ATGTGCCTGTGCTTTCTGGCACTAGGAGGTGATGCTAGTGCAAGATCTAGGAGTGAGAAGAAGTGCAGGAAAGCCATGGAGAGGCTTGGCATGAAGGCCATTACTGGTGTGAGCCGTGTAACTATCAAGCAGAGCAAGACC GCTACGTTTGTTCTCTTGAAGCCAGACGTCTTCAAGAGCTCGCAGTCAGAAACCTATGTCATGTTCGGGGTTGTCAAGATGGAGGACATGGACGCTCAGCTGCTGACAGAAGCGGCGGAGCAGTCCAAGGCGTCGGTACCAAGCAGCATCATCTCAAAGGGTGAGCAGTCCGTGGCAGAAGCCCAAGACGACGAGGTGGTCGACGAGACGGGCATTGACAAGAAGGACGTCGAGCTCGTGATGGCACAGGCCCCCGTGTCGAGGTCCAGGGCTGTGAAGGCGCTCAAGGCTGCAGATGGTGACATTGTCAGCGCCATCATGGAGTTGACTAACTAG